One Halanaerobiales bacterium genomic window, GAAAATAAATTTCCTGCATTACAATATTTTACCGGTTCTAAAGAACATAATGTTAAAATAAGACAGATTGCTAAAGATAATAATTATAAATTAAATGAATATGGATTATTTAAAATAAAAGACAATGGTGAATTTAATAGGATTAATATTGAAAGTGAAAAGGAATTATATAATCAATTAGGTCTGGACTTAATAATCCCAGAATTAAGAGAAGATTTAGGAGAAATTGAAGCTGCCTTGAAATCAGAACTTCCTGATGTTATTAATTATAATGAAATTAAAGGAGACCTTCATATTCATAGTAAATATAGTGATGGAGCTTTTTCAATGGCTGATATGACAGAAAAAGCACTTGAATTAGGATATGAATATATTGCTTTTAGTGATCATTCAAAATCTCTAAAAGTAGCTAATGGATTATCTAAAAAAGATATTAAAGAACAAAGAGAAGAAATAAATATTTTAAATAAAAAATATTCGGATATTAAAATATTGCAGGGTATAGAAGTTGATATATTAAGAGATGGTAGTTTAGATTATGAAGATGAAATTTTAAATAAATTTGATATTGTAATAGCTTCGATTCATACTGGTTTTAATCAAAATGAAGAAGAAATAACTAACAGAATAATAACTGCTATGAAAAATCCTATAGTAGATATTATTGGTCATCCTCAGGGTCGGCTTTTAGCAAAAAGAAAAGCTTATCAGGTAAATCTGGACAAAGTTATTTCTTTTGCTGGGAAAACAAATACCTGCCTTGAAATTAATGCTTCTCCCGATAGACTGGATTTAGATGCAAAATCAGCTCGAAAAGCTGCCCAAAAAGGTGTAAAAATGGTTATTAATACAGATGCTCATCATCTAAAACAATTATATAATATGAAATTAGGTGTTAGTGTTGCCAGAAGAGGATGGTTAGAAAAAGAGAGTATCTTAAATACAATGAATTATAAAGAAATAAAAAATTATTTAAATCGAACTGAAAAAAATTGAGGTGAATGATATGGATAAACATACTATAGAAGTTCTAGAATATAAAAAAATAATTAATGAACTTAAAGATTATACAGCCACAAGTCTTGGAAAAGAAATAGTAAAAAATATAAATCCAGTTAGTGATATTTCTTATGTAGAAGAAAGTTTAGAAGAAGTTACAGCTTCTAAAAAAATATTAGATGAATATGGTCGCCCTCCCTTTGGTGGAATTCGTGATCTGAGAAAAATCTTAAAGAAAACAAATAAAGATATTGTATTAACAACTGATGAAATAGGAAAAGTACAAACTACTATTAGAGGTTTTAGAAATATAAAAAATTATTTTACTAATATTATTGAAGAAAGTGATCCTGAATTAGTTAAAAATGAATATAAATTAATTACCGAAAAAGGTTTAAACATAAAAATAACTAGAAATTTAGAAGATAAAATATCAAAAACTATAAATGAATTTGGAGAAATTAAAGATAGTGCAAGTTCAAAACTAAAATCCATTAGAAAAAATATGGAAAAAGTTGAAGATGAAATAAGAAGTAATCTGGAAAAAATTATTAAGAGTCAAAAATATAGTGATATGTTACAGGACAATATTGTGACTAGGCGAGAAAATAGATATGTTGTGCCAGTCAAAAAAGAATATAGAGGTTCCTTTTCCGGTATTGTTCATGATCAGTCTTCAAGTGGGATGACAATTTTTATGGAACCTATGTCAGTTGTAAAAAAGAATAATAAATTAAGAGAATTAAAGTCAGAAGAAGAAGCTGAAATTTATTATATTTTACAGGT contains:
- the polX gene encoding DNA polymerase/3'-5' exonuclease PolX; the protein is MYEFSNKELSKILDELAKLLEIKGENKYKIRAYQNISRKITNINQDISQLVKEDKLQDIKGVGKGIAGEINEIFEKGFSPALEEIKNELPAGVIEMVEIPGLGPKRANKLFNELEISDISDLKKALKNGEVREIRGFGKKIEEKLLKALNEYKEYKDLILLDEAERKAEEIINQINKNKNEKIINELKLAGSLRRKTELIGDIDILVLTNFPDKAGELITNLDFSDVIIDKGSKKLSIYTKEKIRVDFRFVSPENKFPALQYFTGSKEHNVKIRQIAKDNNYKLNEYGLFKIKDNGEFNRINIESEKELYNQLGLDLIIPELREDLGEIEAALKSELPDVINYNEIKGDLHIHSKYSDGAFSMADMTEKALELGYEYIAFSDHSKSLKVANGLSKKDIKEQREEINILNKKYSDIKILQGIEVDILRDGSLDYEDEILNKFDIVIASIHTGFNQNEEEITNRIITAMKNPIVDIIGHPQGRLLAKRKAYQVNLDKVISFAGKTNTCLEINASPDRLDLDAKSARKAAQKGVKMVINTDAHHLKQLYNMKLGVSVARRGWLEKESILNTMNYKEIKNYLNRTEKN